The Anolis sagrei isolate rAnoSag1 chromosome 6, rAnoSag1.mat, whole genome shotgun sequence genome includes the window agccggcattgtccatagacacctccaaagtcatgtggccagcatgactgcatggagtgctgttaccttcccgcagaagtggtgcctattgatctattcatatttgcatgtttttgaactgctaggttgacagaagctatggctaacaatgggagctcaccctgtctgcagattcaaactgccaacctttcagttaggaagttcagcaactcagcggtttaacccgctgcgccatccATATACCCCTCCTTAATGCATCTTGGGGTTTTCAACCCAGGGTGGACTAGATTTCCTGTATCTGCTTTCATGAAGCAACAAGCTCCCCTGAGGACATGCTTCACCCAGTTGCCAAAGTTGCAACATGTTGCTTCATGAATAACAAGGGAATAACTATGTTCCTCTTCCAAATATTTGGTAACAGTATTATTTTGTGTGTATGCAATAAAGTATTACTTTTAAGGCAAGGCTAGATAAATGCTTGGGGTGCATTTTGAAGGATTATTTTAATCCAGATTTTAAGACTTAATTTCAATGTGGAATATGAAATGAATAGCGCAATTACCCCTaaagattcttttaaaaaatgctgtaaTGATATTGTGTTGGGGGTAGCAGAATGTTACATAGTAAGTTGCATTTAAAAACTATTATCCAGACCAGGCATTGTCAATCTTGGGCcttctgggtattttggacttgaactcccacaattcctaacagcctcaggctcttaagcggctgagggggaaaaggaaggagcctgaggctgttaggaattatgggagttcaagtccaaaacacccggaggacacaagtttgcccacgcctgagcCAGACTTTGGGAATACAAAATATATCGTCACCAGTCTCTTCAATTGACAACCCaaatgtggttttaataatttggTCCCTTTTGAGAGTGTTGTTGATACTGCTACACAAAAAAATCAGTAACCTTTCTGATGTGGTATTAATCATCTAAAATCCACCAGTAAACTTCTCTCTGCTCATATGGCCATTAGTTACCAATGCTATCTCTGCTTCCTTATGTTCTCTTCCACAGTCATCCTACTTCGACCGGGATGATGTTTCTCTTCGACACGTTGCTGAATTTTTCCGGTCACAGTCGCATGAGGAGCGAGAACACGCTGAGAAGCTGCTGAAGTTCCAGAGCCAGCGTGGCGGACGGGTTCTTCTGCAGGATGTCAAGGTATGCATTTGAGGAGGTTGAATACCCTGGTTCTTCAGAACATGGCGAGCCCTGTTCTAGGagaaaggcagcttacaaataaaATCAATCCAGTAGAGAGGGGCTTCTTGGACTGCTTTTGAACTATAGAGAtaacacctaaacattaggaaacttTCCCGGCAACAAGAGCTGTTTCACAGTGGAATATTTGCGCCTCTGTTGcaccacctccactggctgcctgtttccTTCCgtgtacaattcaaagtgctggctttagcctataaagccctacagttttagtccaacttacctatccgaacgtatctctccttatgaaccatctaggactttaagatcttctggggaggccctgctcttgctcccgccttcttcacagatgcatctggtggggacgagagacagggccttctcagtggtggcccctcgactgtggaatgccctgcctagagatataagatcggctccctccctcctgacttttcaaaaaaaggtgaaaacctggctttttgagcaggccttcccaaatacggcatagctaaatggaattatggaactacttgataacgcAATGGAATAACAATTTGAAATTGAGATGCGcacaataatgttttaaggctttctacggtttttatctttttttatatcatatgctattgtttttaacagaatttcttgattgtttttacttgttatgattgttgaggcatcaaattgttgccaatttgtgaaccgctccgagtcacctctgggctgagaggggcggtatataaatatagtaaataaataaaataaataaatatgctgcctctgagtgtgtaagactctggaagatcttggagctgaaatcaagctcacaacaacaatatGCTGGAGACAAATGATTTATTTCCTTCCTCAGTCCCTGAAAGTCAGTTCTAAAGTTTCCCACTCAAACACCCTGTAATAGAACAGTGCAACTCCCATCCACCCCCTAATGGCCAGACACTGCGCGCACAGCCTGTTAACTGCAATTTCTATTTCCTTCACAAAACAGATGCCTTATTTACACTACCTTCCCTATACTCAGCCTCCCTTCCCCCCACCTCCCTTCTCTATGACAGAGAACCAAAGCAGCCAGTTCCAGGCTAATACGGCAATCCTGATAGAGTGTGTTGGACTcctctcctttggaggtttttcaaTCGAAACAAGATGGCCACCTATTGCTTTCCATTCTCGTACTTCCTCAGTTCCATCTCACTTCAAACCTTGCCTCTATTCATGGTGAAAGTCACTGTTCCAGAAGTTAAAACACCTAAGCCTTTTAGAGGAAGGTTTTATGAAACCAGATCCTTTGCTTTCTCTCTACAGAAACCAGAAAAGGATTCTTGGGGCAAAACTATTGATGCCATGGAGGCAGCCCTTCATCTAGAAAAGAGCGTGAACCAAGCACTCTTGGATCTGCACCGACTGGCAAGCGATCAAGGTGACCCACATGTAAGTATTGTGGCTGTGGGGCTCATCTTTGGGTGTTAAAATCTACCTCTGAGATACCAAAAGGTAGTGGACTGCAGGGAAATAGATGCTGCTGGGCAATTGTATTAATAGTCCAGGCATCTCTGCCAGTTGTCTCTGTTAGTAGTGGACTTCTTTAAGTCCAGTGTTCAACTTTTGATTCTCTAGatcaggtgtttgggcctccaaatcccagaagcccaagggcccttccacacagccatataacccagaatatcaaggcaggaaaccccacatatctgctttgaactgggatattttgagtccacagtgccatatattccagttcaaagcagataatgtgggattttattcagctgtgtggaaggggccagctGTTCCTGTGACCAGGGAGTCTGGGAACTCaagcccaaaatatctggagggctgtgggttgtgcaggtctgctctagagtttttggacttcagatcccagaagCCTCAACAAATATGTGCAATGATCGGGAATTGTGGGAAGTGAAATTATAAAATATCTTGAGGCCAAAAGGCAGAAAACCACATCTGTCATCCAGGCCAGGGATGGTAATTCTGTGacctttcagatgttgttggactctaAATGTTATTAACCCCTatcagcatgactggaggaatgATAAGGGAAGAATGCTTAACAACATCTAGAAGACCACCGTTTTCTCATCCTTTCTATAAAACACAGATAAAGAAAGCTATTCATGTCATCcctaaaaaaaaacctgcaatgGCTTTTATAGAAATTCTGGATGACCACTGATTCAGTGTGTCTTGGGGACTCAGCAGTGGGGAGAAAACACAGATTTCTTTCTAATCACAGTAGCTTGTTGGGTTGTCCACTAAATGTGGATTTTTGTTAGTGACATCTCACTCCTTCTTTGTTGCCAGCTGTGTGACTTCTTGGAAACACACTACCTCGACGAGCAAGTCAAAGCCATCAAAGTCCTGGGTGACTACATTACCAACCTTCGGCGCCTGGGAGCAGACCAGAGCGGGCTTGGGGAATATCTCTTTGACAAGCACACCTTGGGGGAGAGCAGCAGCTGATTGTGTCCCCCGTTCCTGTGAGCGCTCCCTCCGTGAACCCACAGAAACCGACCCATTTCCACCACCGTTGCCGTGCCCCAGTCAAGCGGGGATGTACCTGCCATCTCTCAGTTGGCATGCTTCCAATAAACAAGGGTTCACCAGTTTAACACTTGTCTTTTATTTGTTACTAGCTTGGGTTCctggtgctgcccgggttatttgaaagagtcatttttttcaattatacaaaatgcataaggttgtgggtgaactataacgcatatcatgccaggttaactctgAGAAAAACTCcataaagtttgttatgttgggcaggtTTGCTCCAGATGCATCAATGATAGGGTTCAGTGTTCTCtatggctgtagggtaaactacaattcccactatggtgagtcagtcttcTCAAACACCtctagtaggttgagttagtcatagggggttctgtgtgccaagtttggtccaggtccatcatcagtggaggtcaaagtttctctggttgtgggtgaactacaactcccagaaaggaaggtaagTTCCCTCCAAACCACGGCAGTAATCACATTTCGGCATAACATGTGTGTctagtttggtccacatccatcggtgtttgggttcacagtgctctaataatataacaataaaactttatatatacCCCGCCACCTCAGAGCGGCTtatgtgaggccaagcccaacaacacattggtaaaaacagcaagcaataagcaaataaacaatacaattaatataactcgcaTATAGACAATAACGCACAaaggtttaaaaacctatggccgggccagatgtaatagttaaaatttaaaaaataaaacgctgggcatgaacagaggtaggatgtatctagtaggagggttttaagcgaatgtagggagagcaatccaacgggtaattaaagtgatTCT containing:
- the LOC132777944 gene encoding ferritin heavy chain A-like — encoded protein: MESQIRQNYHRDCEAAINRMVNMELYASYVYLSMSSYFDRDDVSLRHVAEFFRSQSHEEREHAEKLLKFQSQRGGRVLLQDVKKPEKDSWGKTIDAMEAALHLEKSVNQALLDLHRLASDQGDPHLCDFLETHYLDEQVKAIKVLGDYITNLRRLGADQSGLGEYLFDKHTLGESSS